The Rhodamnia argentea isolate NSW1041297 chromosome 7, ASM2092103v1, whole genome shotgun sequence genome contains the following window.
AATATGTGCAGGTATGTAAAAACTCGCGAGCCTTTTTCGTTTTAGAACTATCTATGGCGCCTTGGATGAAGCGCGCCTCTTCCTTCACTGCAACGAGATGCTGCGCTTGCTCAACAATGTGCAGAATTCAATATATGTTTCGGCAACGATTTAGAATTGCTGGTTATAGAATGTTCTCATTCTAGCTCTTGGAAACCGAAACTGTAACCATTTGTGCACGAGTCTGTCGCTCTGGTCACAGATGATATATGAGGATGTTTATGCATGTTATCTTGTTCACTCCCGTAGAATCATTTGTTTGCCGTTCTTTTCGCAATTTGCGGTTTTGATGAATTACTTGTATGGATGTATGGCATATGCAGACGCGCAAGTTTGGTATCTGAAGAGTGGATTCGCTATTCCTTGTACGAGAACTGATTCAAATGACTTTTCATGCAAACTTTCCCTTGCAATTGGTGCGAACATTCAACAAAACCAATTCATAAAAGCCTTTCGTGTGAATTTTCCCTAGTGTATCAAAAATCACATGGAACTTTTTCAAGTGCCTATAAAAAATCACTTAGTGCAAACTTGCACGAGAACTTATTCAAATGACTTTTTGTGCGAATTTTCCCCTGCAATTGGTGTGAACATTGAACAAAACCAATGCACAAAGCTTTTCATGTGAACTTTCCCTAGTGCCTATCAAAAATCACTTGGTGCGAACATCATGCGAACTTTTTCAAGTGCCTATCAAAAATTTGCACGAGAACTAATTCATGCGACTTTCATGCGAACTTTTCCTTGCAATTGATGCGAAcattcaaaaaatcaattcacaaAGCTTTTCAAACAAACTTTCCTAATGCCTATAAAAAATCACTTGGTGCAAACTTGCACAAGAACTAATTCAATCGACTTTTCGTGTGAATTTTCCCTTGCAATTGGTGCAAACACTGAACAAAACCAATTCACAAAACTTTTCGTGCGAACCGTCCCTTGTGCCTATCAAAAATCACTTGGTGCGAACATCGTGCGAACTTTTTCAAGTGCCTATAAAAAATCACTTAGTGCAAACTTGCACGAGAACTAATTCAAATGACTTTTCATGCGAATTTTCCTTTGCAATTGGTGCGAACATTCGAAAAACTAATTCACAAAGCTTTTCGTGCGAACTTTTTCCAATGCCTATAAAAAATCACTTGGTGCAAACTTGCACAAGAACTAATTCAAACGACTTTTCGTACGAACTTTCCCTTGCAATTGGTGTgaacatttcaaaaaataaggttTAGAGCTTAGGGTTTATGGTTTAAGATTTAGAAATgcaaaacaagaacaagaatAAGATGCAAATGAGGATGAGAAAAGGAATATGATCCCCTTGTTCCAGTACTTGAACCCATCAAGACAAGCAATTATGGAACGGGGATATCTTGAATCGGTTCGGGATTTTCTTTTCAAGACAGGAGATCCCGAATGATGGTTACATCGTGATCAATATTCCGACATCgcatatttctttttcaagtaaACCGGGATTCCCACCACCCCCCCTCCTCTTTTCTTAAACACTAGTTAATGTGATTTTAGCAAAGAGAAGTAAGTTCCAATTATCATGATCACCATTTACTGCTACAATCCATTGACCACTATTCAGATTTAGAGACACAAATGCAcataaaacattaacaaaaaaaaagtctcgaCTACAAATATCGCTGGAAATGGAAGCTCGGACCGGTGGTTCCATATTACATACTCATCATCAAACGCCATAAAACACCGCAAGATCCCGCCAAGAcatatcaagaaaaacacaaaaacttattaCAAATTACAGGTTATGGGTTCTAAGCTCTAGGTAGGTGGAACCCGAAACTTGAAATCTATCCGTCGGAACAAGttctcaaatcttttaaaaCTGAAACATATCTTGCgtaccttggaacccggaacttgACCGATACCCTACCGGTTCGGCTCCAGGGCAAGTTTCAtcttggaaccatgctcacccctaaaaaGAATAatgtatcatttttttttccaaaagaataaaaaatctgTGATAGTTCTCCTTTTTAAGAGATTAAAGATTTAGAATGATGGACCTCAACCCAAATACGCAATATTTCTCTAGACAAGATTACTTTTCTTCTCAAATTCCTTCGAACGTCTGTTGATTCTTGAATCGATGTCATTCTAGGAAACAGAAGAAACAACATTTTACTGAGCCCTACATTTTACCTCTTGTTTGCTACATAGGGCCCTGAGTTTTTCACAGAGGTTCGAGCTAAAGTCTGTCGGAATTTCAAATATTATGTAACTTTCGAAAATTTTGCAGAAATTATATGTAACTTCATGTGTTAAAAAATTTCTGAGTGTTTTGGTTCTTAAAAAATTAAGCGGCGCGCATTGTGAAATTTCGTATAAGGAAAAAGTacaaagtaaaaatcaattAAGACAGGCTGGCCTTGCTGTGGAGAGGGTATTTTATGTAATGTTTTATTAAGTGATGGTCACACATGGTGTTAAAAACCCAATCGAAGCATTTATGTATTACATATGGTGCTAATAATAGAATAAGATGCGCATCATGCCAGTAGTAATTGGTCGATTATAACATGTTACCACTTTCCACGTGATGTAACCGTCGCATCGGATGTTGTAATTTTAACCATGAAAAGAGGTACAACTAGtagaatcaaattttttttttttgtcatagacTAGTAGAACCAACTTACTTGGTCTTTTGTAGGGTGAATCTTTGAAAGCTATCCTTTTACATTCTAAACCGTCTTATCAATCATATCGATTTGAGATTCTTTGTGATATTATACTAATATAATAACTCAATTAAGATGTGAATCAAAGCACGAGCAAAGTAGCCTAAACAAGGAACGATATGCTCTTGGTAGCATGGGAATTGCACCTATCTCGCGCGCAATCAATCCATATGCACAACTTGGTTCTCATTTATTAAGCAACCCATTGAGGCTAATATTGGTTCCACttgttttaagaaaaatgaatgacatGGAAAACATGTtcatatcacttgaaataattagtcattgaaaaaatcttttcattattgacaacaacTTATgccaaaacattttcatgaacgaCAACCGGATCaatcatttttcgcgaaacaaacgaagattaagaaaatttgtttccggaaatttgttttttgactttttggtgTTTTGATGAAGGAAAACTAATCAATTTACGAAAAACATGcttcattgacaaaaaaataacaaatttagATTGGGAGAAAACAACTTTCCCTTCtagcaaaaagaaacttttccttcaaaaagaaCTACCAATTTCCTTGTATACGGGGTAAGGGACCGGCTTGACGGGACTGGAGGCTCCACTCCTGTATACGGGTTGAGTGGGCCTCACGAAGAGCCCAAACCTGAATCACTTAAGGCCCACGAGTACTTAGAGGGTCAGGCCTTTGGGCCCAAAAATTTCAAGGCCCAATCAGAGAACAGGCCCACACAAGCCCGACCACACACAGATATATACCGCCACTGATGACCGCCTGAGGCTAGGGTTTCTTCTTGCAGCTGCCGCTCGGTCTTCAACCTCGCCAACTTCCTCAGAAGGCCGCCGCAACGCCTACTCAGTCACCATGGGGTACTACACCGCGACTCTACCTTCGTATCTTTGAGATTGTTCTTGCTTTCGATTGTCGAATGTTTGACTCGGTTCATGTGGTTTGGATTGTCGTTTTTGGATTGGAAGCTGGATGTGTTTTGTTCTTGTCTTTAGAAAATTTGAGGTTTGCTCGAGGTTGTGTTTTACTGAACCAGACGATGACATCGATGGGCggttgcttttcttttcctttattttctcttcgagcgaagaaaaagcaaagcagCAGTGCTTGAGAACTGAAGTCTATCCCCTAATCTGGGCAGGTTATGATAGTAATGTTGAATTTGgaattgaaaattacatgtgTAATCGAGTCTTTCTTAGTATGGCTAAATAGGTTTGAGCAGCTCCGTCAATTAATGAAAGGCGTGTCTGAATTTCGGTTCTTCAGCATTTATCGACTCTGTCAGTCTTTATCAGTTCGTTAGAGGAGTAGGCTGGCTTTTAGAAAGCTCCCGCTTGATTGTATACTGATGCGAAGTATCTTTTCGGCTGTCTCTTTAGTTCTGTTGGGTTTAACCTTCTCTGAGGGATATTGGGATTTGGGGAATAAATTTGCACCTTTAATTAGTAGTAGAGCCATATGAAATTGCCTCTACTACTTTGGACAACATGCCATATCTAAATCTTGCTCCTTTTCATAGCAGGCTAAGCAAATTTTAAGTTGGAACACTACATAAGATTTTGTTAATGCTTTTCGATTTGGCAAAGTAATAGGCCCTGTTGGCTTTAAAGACGATGGGTCATTTGCATAGGATAGAGAAGATGAAGTCATTAGCAAAAAATATGTTTGACATAGCGTCAGGAGACGTGTCCTCTTCAAATAATGTAATAGTTGTATGATCTCTGTCCTAAAGAAGGGCGCCGCGATGTTTTTGAGGATCAGTTGAATTATGAGGAGATAGCTACTCAATGTCTATTGATAAGCTACCCTCTATCGAAACTTTGGAAATGCCTATTCAATTCTAGTTATGGCACTTCTTTCAGCGATTTTTCGTCAGAGATTTGGTAACGTCATGAATGTCGGTGACCTGTGTCAGTATTCCAACGCATTATAGGAGATGTGATGTGTGGTTATTAGATGGTAAGCAGACAGTTTTTTGCAGGAAGACACGTGGTATGGGAGCTGGTCGCAAATTGAAGTCTCACAGAAGGAGGCAGAGATGGGCCGACAAGTCATACAAGAAATCCCATCTTGGCAACGAGTGGAAGAAGCCATTTGCTGGGTCTTCTCACGCCAAGGGCATTGTCCTTGAGAAGATGTAAGATGTTGTCTCTCAACACAAAACCTACTGTTTTTCTATTAATTAAATTGTCTAGAATGTGCTAAATGGTAATTACTTAATGTGCAGAGGTATTGAGGCTAAGCAGCCTAACTCTGCCATTAGAAAGTGTGCCAGAGTTCAGCTCATCAAAAACGGGAAGAAGATAGCTGCTTTCGTGCCCAACGATGGTTGCCTTAACTACATTGAGGAAAATGTAAGATCCAACATAGCGTATTATCAAGTATCCAACtgtttttctcctcctcttttttgcCTTCTGGTTACTGACCATGACTGCAATTTCGAAACCAGGATGAAGTTTTGATTGCCGGTTTTGGCCGAAAGGGGCATGCTGTGGGAGATATTCCTGGTGTCAGGTTCAAGGTTGTAAAGGTCTCCGGTGTGTCCCTCCTGGCCCTATtcaaggaaaagaaggagaagcctCGGTCCTAAGTTTGATTGTGGCTTTTGTCCATGATGTCAGTTTAAAAGCTTTATCACATTTGGGATGGCactttcaattttgattttggcCCTTTGAACGATCCGTGATCACTTACCTAGTTTATTGCACCCGTTTCACTTCCAATTGATTTGATATGATGACTCTCTAGATTATTGCACTTGTTTCACTTCAAGTGACTCGATTTGAAGAATCTCCCTCGCGAGAAGTAATGACATCCGAATGTGAGGGCATATATCCAACTTTAAGCCCATGTCAAATACAATAATCTTTTTGACCTTTTATATTCTAATTCGAATTATGTTTTTCACTCATGCATTTTATTCAATCGCCATTCTATTTCCCAAAACGAAACCGCACGCTctcttgttctctctctctgcccggCTCACCTACCATCGCGTCTCCGCTGCATGCTGTCTGTTGCTCCTTCAGCGGGTGATTTGACACCAATTACAGAAGTCGCACCACCTCAAGAGTAGTTCGAGATCGACGACCTTGATTTGGCAGCCATGGCCAAGCTCTGTTAGAGATGCTTGCATGGTCGACCGTGGCCCTGGCTATGGTGAGCGCAAGGCCATGCGAGCGAGAAGGGGGACAAAAATAGGCAACCAGACATAGTCCACCATaaaagaaacaaggaaaatCAGGCCGATACAGGGCCTTGGGAGCTAGGGCGTCGGCCGCGGGGTCACGCAGCAACTTGATGCTGTGGGGGTGGCTTGGTGAGGGTGGTGCTGTGTGTGAGGGCACTGAGGAAAGACTAACGGATTGGAGGAAGATAAAACAGGGGAGGAGTTTGGGTGAGATTTTGGGCGTGTCAGAAGACAAATGAGTGTTTTTAGGCGACGGCATTTGATGTTTAAGAAATGGTATTTTAGGTGTAAAAAGTAGATTTTAAAACGTGAGAATGGTATTTGATATGGAGAATACAATTGAGAATAGTTCTTGCAATCGTATGGAATGTGACACAAAAGAGAGTACATGTCCCATACAATATCGTGTTTTGATCCACTGAAGGTACCTGAATTGCGCAATGTGTATAAAATGCGATTACGCCTACATCTATGATGTAAAAAGTTCTTTTCCCCGTTGGCGATAGAATAGGATTTACGAGCATTCAATCCTTTATGGTGCATTTCTTG
Protein-coding sequences here:
- the LOC115749714 gene encoding 40S ribosomal protein S23 — protein: MGKTRGMGAGRKLKSHRRRQRWADKSYKKSHLGNEWKKPFAGSSHAKGIVLEKIGIEAKQPNSAIRKCARVQLIKNGKKIAAFVPNDGCLNYIEENDEVLIAGFGRKGHAVGDIPGVRFKVVKVSGVSLLALFKEKKEKPRS